ATACTAATctttgaaataaaaattcatGAAATTCGTAAATAATTGATAaagattatataaaattttaaaagatgataaatattttactgtttaaaaaatattattttgatgtTTATGTTACAGTAATAAAAACGCACcactataaataaaatatatgaattttatttCGTTGCACTAACAAAAAGACATATATTCATCATTTATTattatgaaaattttaattgatattatttttttagtgacTAATTAGTTTAAAGACAAAGTccttaaaaaattaattgtcaCTCTACTCTTatatctaaataaaataaaaatattccgAAAGAGGAAGTAAAAAGACTTCGtcctttttattctattatatttATAACTTAGAAGTTAAACTCGGACTAATTCGCAAATTGATCGCCTACTAAAATAGTCTCCAACGTCACAATTACACTAATTACATCCCTGCAATTAACAAAAGTCAGTCACTTGatgcaaaaaaaaattgaaaaactaaTCAAATACACTTTTGCTGATTGTACATACCTAGACTATTTTTTAGTGCACACGCTAACATaaaaagacaattttaaaacttaattCACTATATTAGCCTGCAAacatttactttttattttattttgttttagaatAAACTACGAATTTCACTCCCGATTTATGAACATATTATTTAAAAACACTGCAAAAATATTCAActgtaaaaaaaaatctttattaacaaaattcaTTGAAGTGGCAATGAAAATGCTAATTATTCTGTTatattcctttttcttctttcctttgcTCTCCCCCCTCAAACTTTTTCAAAGTAGCTGCAACAGCACCATCATCTCTTTCACTCGTTTTTTAAACCCTAAATCAACCTTAGATCCTAAGCAACTACAGGCATGCAATGGCAACATCGTCCCCTCCACTTCCTCCCTGAACCCTAAACTTTATAATATGAATTAGGAACAAGTTTGAACTTTAGTTCTGACCAGTAATTAGGAATGTAAATAATACTATTATTGTATAGCACTTGAACttgtaaaattaaaacatattacGATCAGAGGTATTCTCGCTGAGTTCTGAATTACGACATGCCATAAGCCTGAAGCCTCAAACTATAAAATATAAACAGTATACCACTAAACGCCTAATTGGCAATTTGGCAACCTTGGGATCTAACAAAAAAATTGCAAGGGTGAAAAATGCAGACACCCCATAAAAAATCTACATAAAATATTGCTTCAATTCAACAACCAACAGTAGAAGTAAAACTCATTTTCAACTGCGCGAAGACACAAATATGTATAGAGCACCCCAAAGCAGAGTTCTAATTACGAAACCCCCCCTAATACAAGCAAAATTATTAGGCTCGACAGTGCATCTGATCACAGATGGCTCAAATCATCTAGAACAAAGTTCCAATGGCTcttaaccaaaaaaaataaagttccAACTGCTAGTACATTCTGGGTTCAAACTCGAGGATGAGAACGAAAAGCactaaataaaatctaaaagcTAACGATATTCACAAGTTTTGCTTGTCCATGTTATAGCGACAAATCAAGTACAAGGACCGTCACCTCCTTAGAAAAATACGATTTCAGCCTCCTTTGTTGTTTGGCCCTAGTTCACACGTAGCTTTGATGGCATCTGCAAGCAgccaattttaatatttaacagGAGCATGAAACCATGCACAACATACCACATTAGGTCAAAATAAGAATCTTGACATGGTAGCCACCCACTCTCGTCAGCGAGTAATGCAGTTAGGAGAAATAAATTTATATGTACCTTGCATTGAAGATCTGTTATTGTGGTCCTCAAGAGAGTATCCCCAACTATCAACCTCAAGTTCTTGACAAACTCATCGCGGGTTATCTTCTTTGACTGGTGATAACAGAATACGAATGTATAATATGTTAAGAGATATTCCATCAAGGAAGACACAGGCATCTATTTAGTGTAACTATACATACCCTGAATTGTTGATATTGCATATTGATAGCTTCCATATCTTTGGGAGGAACCTTATTTGTGATGGCAGCAAAAAGCATAGGGAAAGGCATCCATGGGGATTTAGGAGCTTTTGGCGCACTAGCAATGACCCTTGCAGCTTTCTCCTGATGCATAGCACATTCCGGAATTGGTTATAAGATTTAAAGATCTTAAAATCAGTCAATAAAATGTAAATATTCAATTGTAAAATTGACACATGGAAAGAAAAATGATCAGAAGTGAACTTGTTCCATGTAATATAGAGAGATACCAACGAAATACCCGATAATTGTTTTAAGGATCCCTAATCAAGAAAATATGCAACATCcaaaatagaattttataaaCGGCCGTTTGAACTTTCAAGTATTAAAACATACATTAATAGAGAAAATCAAACGTAACATCACCAGAGGCAGATTGTCATATTATGTACAAAATGGATATGCGAATTAAAAGGTAGAAGCAAATTCAATAAACCAGTGCCTACTACATCAAATCTTTTGCAGTGACTATTCACAGTACTTAAAACATCGTACTTTTAGAGTTGAATATATCCTATGACTCGCGAACTACTTATACTAGACAAATCTCATGAAGCTTTCAGTTCCACAATATTCATGTACTTAGTCCACTAGGTATTGACAGTTATCATCTACTTTCAGCCAGCAAACACTAAGCTAACAACAGCTTTGTTTCAGTTACAAAATATAAACCGCATAATTTTTCTCTATATCTGgagataaattaaaagaaagaaaaacatatttgaaaagataaaaatgaacaCAAAAAAGCATACATTGGTAAATTTTAAAACAAccgataaaaaaataaatactctGCCTTCGACTTGCAAACTTGGATGTGATACTCAAATACCAAGCAACTTACAGTATCTATTGTAGAAGAATCACAAGTTAACAAGCCCTGAGGACCATGATCAGCTTTATTAATCCCAGCAACATTACTTTTACTATCAACTCCACAAAGATGGCCTGTAGAAAGTATAACGTATTGGTGATCAAGGAGAAAAAGAATTCCAAAGTGAATAGCAGTCATACAGGGATTAGCAGCAGAAACACATGGCTATGTCACTGAACCAGATTTGCAGTGATGTAACATCTGCTGAATGTGAGAGTCCCCCAACCACAAGGAGATATCAACAATCAGTGGATGAAACCTAACTTCTCCATCAACTAGGTTGCCTCTGATAAACTCTAAGTACAAACTTTTCATTAAAAAGTACAAGTTCTTTTATCATTAACAAAACAGAAATCAACtgtagattaaaaaaaaatagaaaaatgtaTCACCTTCAACATCAGAAGAAACCTTGAAACTAACAACGAATTCTGGATAGATGTGGGTGTTCATGTTCATACTCCATATTACATAGTAACTCGGACTTTGAACGTCATCTACCCCATTATCATAGTCACTACTACTGGGATGAAACTGTCTACTGCCAGGATGGACAAGCTCCATGTTCCCCATTATTACACGACACAAGACCAAGTGCCGAACCCCATTTTCGTCAACATCACAATAATTTGCACTGTAAATAAGCCAAACTTGAATCCTTTTCGAACCATTACAACATGATAATCTAGAATTTGTGTATCAAATAATAACATACaaagagaaaaataaacaaaatacatGATATAGACTTTATGTTTtaagtaattaataataaaactCAACCTGGCATAAGGGCAGGTTGCAGCTGCAAGATGAACACCAATGCCATATGTGCATTTAGATGCAGATAATACAGTGTGACCAACCCCATACTTCATGATGGCAGATAGTTCTCCTTTGGAAGAAGCAAGCCATGCATATCGAACATTAGCATCCCCACGACAGCTTTTAGTAACCTCTGCTTGCTTCTGGAATAGCTCCAATCGTGGTTGCATCAACGGAATGGAACAACGAGAAATTTCAACTATGTCAGTACTTCCAAAACTACTCATTCCATTGAGGAACATAATCTGTACAGTATCCACATCTAACTTTCCATATAAAAATTCACTATAAGCATTGAAAccagtatttttatttttcttagtgGCTTCACCACCATTTCCACAGTCCATTTTGTTATTGCTATCTTCAACTCCTACTTCATATTGACTGCAGGCTTGTTTAGCATCCACCTCAATATGCTGAACTAGGGCATTGGTTTCCCCACTGCATTCCCTCAACTTGGATTCATCCCCCCCATTTATTTCAATTTCTAAATGTAATTTTATTTCATTCGAGTCATGACCTTTTCCAACCTCTGGTCGGCAGAAATGATAAGGTTCAGTACAAGCAGCATAGATTTCAGGGAAAAAGCAGCACCCTTTCTCATCAATCCAAGCAATAGGCTGCTGCAAACCAGTCTTCAAATCCATCCGGTACATGTGCAAAAAATCTAGAACAAGATGATGACCATTTAACTCTACCTCCACAGCCTCCTTCTTCACTTGAAGGTCTTTCTTAACAAAGTCAACAACATCCTTGGGGAAGTCTAGCCATTCACCATTCTGATAGAACATCAAACGTTCTGGCCTTCCACTCCTTTTGTAGTTTAAATAATACCTAACTAATGACTGTCCAATATGGATCCCAGAGTTTGTTGTCTTGCTTTTATGTCTGCCCAATCTCATTCGTTTGCCAACCCTGTTTGTTGGTAACCCAAATGATGGACACTGAGGAAACACTGATCGTGAACCTCCATTCAAATATGCAACATACTGGGCAGCTCGCTTTCGCTTCAGATTGAGCACAACCCTATCCAATGCCTTTGCGGTTTTGGATTCCATTTCTAACGACTAAATCAATATCTATACACacttttaaatataaaagtttAGTTGCAGCAGTCAAAATGAACTGTAGATCTTCAGCAGTTTTAAACAAACTGTGGCAGTGATAGTGAAGACCATGACATCAAGAATAGTTGGCCGATCCTGGATGTTTAAAACTTCTGAGAATGTTGAAgtgatatatataataatttgttcattataaatcataaattagacataataaataatgagaAAATGTTAAATGAAAGAATTCCAAGACAAATAATCCACCAAACTTCTGTCAAGTCAATTGTTGCAAAAGCACTGCCTCCCACAAAATaacaaatagaaaaagaaaaccaaGTATGAAATCAACAAAACATAGCAAATAAGCAATCATCATTGCTCAAAGGACAACAGTAGAGGTAGATGGACAGAAAGCTTTTAAGATAAGTTATATAAATGAAATAATGAAGAAGATAATGCCAATTTAATCCAGGCCATATTGATTCAATCTATATTAAAGATACCTCAATAATTACTCAATTACTCAATGACACTTGATCTTCATGAGACCAATAACCACAAACACCTCAAGACAATAGGGTTAAAAGAAATATGAATTCCAATTCAGAATCCCTTAGAGCAAATATCAGAATATTGATCATGTACCTTGACAATAAGAAAAGGCTTCTACATAATTCCCCATCCCACAGTTCAATACATTCCCTCAGTTGTTACAGTTTTCTATGTTCTTTCAAAGATCATTAGAAAAAACATCATCGAAGTTTTTGCATGGTCATCTAAACAGAGAATGATATTTATTTTAACCTGCATTATTTTAAAGTTCTAAACATCACCTAAAAGATCACTAAAtgccaaaaaataaataaataaatgcaaaaccataaataaataaatgcaaAACCAATGGATAATACATATTGGGACTCCACCAACATATTAAGTCCACACCAGTCATCCATACCCAAGGTAATGTTGAAATAAGGAGCTCATAGAAAGATCATAAGTTCATTTGATGAATTCAAAAATTGAAAGCAGAGCATGTAGATGTTGATCTGGCAGAACACACTTTGACAGCTCTAGAAATTTCCAGGTTGCAGAGCATGGAATTGTCATCTTTGACTGAGACAAACTGAACAAATCAATTTTCCTAGAATTTCTTCAACTAGAGTTAATACTTTTGGACCCAATTATCAGCTTAGATTTTAAGAATCCACTAAATAGCAATAGAAGTAGAAAGTATGAATACACCAAATAATACTTAAGAAATTTCGGCAGATGCAGATAAACCATCATCGAATCCCTCATCATCTGtccaacaataataacaataacccTAGTATATAGGGCATGGATGATGACCGGATCAtcaaggaaaataaaataaaaaagaaaattccAAGCTCATAAAATGTACCAACATTTCCTTCCAACTCCAACACACCACGTTTCTGACAAATAAAACTCTTACTCCAATTCCACCTATGTGATCAAAACCTATGATGGACCAGTCTTTCTGTTTAGCTCTACCCCCTCTGTGTGCATAAGTTAAGATCTGATTGATTTCagtttatttcattttttatttttagtgttCCCTGATTTCAGGATTTTGTAAATAAAAACTGAGGATCCATTGAAAACAATAAATCAtgctttcactttttttttcagtttttatttCACAAAACCCTAAAAGCAAAAATCAATAGGAATGGAAATTGGAAATAAAAACATAAACCAATAACCCCTAGGTTATCAGGAAAAAAGCATGTTTCAACCTTGCCCATATACACTACAATGTACGGCAAGCTTTCAAAAATTGTAGCCTCAAGACATCATGTAAGTATTCACATGCAAAGCAAGGCTATGTAGCATAGTGCATAAACAACTAAGCTTGTACTAGTGCCTGGAACTAAAGAGCAAAGCATAGAAGGCAAAcgataatttaaataaattaatcaaaaagaaaccttcaaaaaaaaatcacaaaccaGTCAAAATTaagactaatttaaaaaataggtAATCAAATATAAGAATTTAATCATACCCATCACCGAATTTAGGGTTCATACTGCACATTCTTTTCTCTGAAACAGCCCTGCTCCTTACCATGGAATCTAgtaataaaatttcaaattaaaatcaGGAGTTGGGGAAAAcattatttttacaaaacagcAAAACAATAGACCAAATAACCAACTCAACGAATCAACTCataatttttaccaaaataaataaataaaattactgTGCATCAATAATTCATTATCACTTCTAGCAGCAAAATCAGCTCAAAATTTAATGGAAAAACCACATAATTGAATCATACAACCCGAAGAACCAAATCCAACCCCGATCTATTAGAATCCAAACCAAAGCGAAAAGTCAAACACTCAACACGCCGAAAAAAACATATTTATTGTTTGAAGAAAAAAGCTGCAAATCATAACAACAATTGATTGAAATTCCGGgcatagaaaacaaaaattgagGAATTAACAGAAGATTGAAAGCTACCTGCGCACAAAATAATCAACACACACAAAACACAACAGCCCTACCACTTTGTTTCcgctctctcttttcttttttctaattttcttttttttgataatttctCTCAGTGCAAAACTATTGATAGGGGTTagggaaagaaaaaggaaaaaaatagaaaaagaaaaaaaccctagaaagaGGCGGCGGAGGTGAGGGTGGAAGACGAGGAGGAAAGAGAATGGTTTATTAACAAAAAATCGTAATCATAAAGTCGGTGGGTTTAGGTGGCGACTTCTCAGGACATATTCCCATTTCCCACTtaggtcttttttttttttttttctgtgttTATTTCCCTCTTCTCCAAGTAACCCTGTGGCTAAGATTCTCTGTGGACTGTGGCATTTTCCTAACGTTGCTCGCACGCCACCTAACCTTCCAACAATTATTGTTTCTATCTTTTAacctttttattaaaaaataaatattgtactttggaattttaattttaataaatataaagttATAATTTTCGTTTTTATTAATTATCTTGCTTTGGAATTTACTAGTTATAATtcaaatgatataattttttcaaactCACTTAAAAGTTGCGAGTTCAAATTTTATTcgtattagttttatttttgttttttgatttaatcaaattttattcAAACAATTGTAATTTATATGGTAGTAatataatttactttttaaattaatttgatacAATTATCCAAATTCGTAATACAGATATTTAAAgaatattctaaattttttcatgtatttatatataaatgcAAATACGTGTATAgagtataaaaaaaaatcaaattaataaacTTCAATCGGTTTATCTTGGATCGAATAAGAGATATTTTATGAATGAACTTGAGCTATTAGAACCGATTAAATATGAGTTAGATGGGTTCGAAAAATCGAATAtccaattgaaaattaaatgtAAAACAAAATTGGAAGAAATTGTAAATCTATAATAATAGGGGGCAAAAAATAAAACTGATAAATTACAAAGCAACAACAGAGCATGGACGAAAATCAAGTGTTGctcctttttatttttggtcAACCAAATGTTGTTCCTTTTTGGTTCTGGTCAAAGGTGTTTTGGGCCATTCATGGGCTAGTCCTTTTCAGTTGCCCGTTAAagctttatttttctaattacaagaaaaaattttaacatgAATTTTTTAATTGGTAATCCAGTAAAGGATCTGACCCAAGCTTCAGTTTTTGCCTTAACTggttttattttggttttgtgTCAATTTTTTGTGATGACGTTGGTCTACGTGTTTGGATTTCATCAAATTGCAACAATAATTCTTCAGGTTTAGGAGGAGTTTAGCGTTGTATATCTATCTATTTATTGTTATCATTATTGTATAATGGTAATGGAAAGAATTTTGGTgtacattttttttttgaaatacatttttatatacattcctaaaaagtattttaattaatttttaaaatttaaagtcaagacttcttaaataaaatataaaatactcGCTGTTTTAGTTATTGGcacatatattattattgaaaagGGTTGTGTATACATTTGCTCTTTGGttgtaaaataaacctttatcATTTAGGGAAAGTATCAGGAGTCAATGTATATAATAGAGTTTTATGAAATATTAGAtatataatcattagtgttatctttttttatcaaTTGAAACTTTTGAGATAAGTGGTATCATAACATGGTATTAATACCTGTTAATACATAGACTATAGATTTTGATTATCTATTTATCTAAGAACTAAAGTACAGTGTCCGAGAAAGGAGTATTGTTGCTTGCTTAGCTTGTTGAAGTGGTGAGCTCATGCATGTGTAGGCACATAAAACAGTGCAGCTATAAAGTAAGTATAAAGATATGGTACCCCATCCCCTGATCCTACTTTCCTCATTTATCACATCCTAAATCCTATTCCTATGCCAACtcagagaagagaagaagggaGGGGCCAAAGCCAATTGAATTGCCACGTCTCTTTTCCGTACGGAAAAAGCCTCTTTCCCCGCTCACACAAATTCCAaacattttatattttctaatttcattattttgtcTTTTAAGATATTGTGTaccataaaaaaaatgaaaacatgtACTTTCACTAGAGTGTGTTACAGTTTACATTCTCAACCTTTATAATTTTGTCACGTGTATAATGCGTTCATATTTAAAataatctttaaaaataaagtATATTGGTTCAATTTGATTTATAACAGATTTACTGTTTGAGTTTCATTATAAACAAATAATCATTTCAAGTAAAATTTGTCATGCATTGGTGATGTGCCATGTGAATATGTGATAGTTCACTAGTGATACCAACCAGAGGGACAGATCCACTCCATAGTGTGTGGGGGCAAGCTCCCattacaattttaaattttattgactaatatataataataatattatttatccttcactaaattataaaatttgatttcacaataattttttatttaactttttttatttgataatcAATTTGAGAACTTCATATTAAAagtttattataattattaatttttaaatttaaataagattaatgttttttttataaattgactcgaaaaaatattatctattcatttatatttcttcttttaaaattagttttaatttttcataataactACACTAATTGAATGAActttttcaactatgaataTCATCAAGAGCTAATTGTATAAAAATTGAGTTTTAAATGAATGTTTAACtacatatacaaaaaaaaacattttaattatattgtcaatgttttaaaatatgaaatataaaaaattaaattttaaattatatgttattatttaaattactattttagtattttaatttgtaattagatattttaaaacctaatcatattttacaataacaaaatataattataacaataattatGCTACGTATACATAAAATAATCACTTGTATAgaataaatcttaaaatataaattttgaaatacaaaatacacataaaaaataagttaaatgaTATATGTACTTATACACAAGTTTATAGTaagtcaaaaaaaaatatacaaatttatagtaaataatttaatgactaattttttatgtaaacgtaatatttttattataaaaattattatcatgttatatatattttgtcttACTATTAAAATTTTCTGAATTCATCACTGATATCAACAAAACAAAAGGTTAATAAAAAGATTACTTTGACTAATATTTATGTCTTTTATAAATATTCTCACAACTACTTTAATCTTcgaataaaattattttttctatcacTATTTATCCCTTGTGTTATACTTTGGATTTTAGTATTTTTCCCTTTATTCGAATTACATGAGTAAATAAAATCGAGAGAACTTATATAAGTCCATCATTATTCGCTCTAATCATTTTATCCTATAATGATAAGAAACTCAGGATTTTATGTCAGCAGTTTAGCATTTTATaatccaaaaatattatatgtatataaaaaataaattattaaattaattattatatatttatgtataaaaatatatattatttaactctttttaatctatatttatattttaatatatatttttttaatttttatgtacaAAATTATGTATAAACAcgattttattttctcttgctaGTTTCCCTTTTAACATGACGGGCAACTAAGTAATATTAGAATAAAGaaagatatttatatataaattataatagttTTCTCTATCAGTAGTGATACACAAACTTCATACTTAGACGTGGTGTTGTTAATTAAAAAGTATTATAATCTAGATTTGATTCTTTTACTTTGATCTACCCGCCGTAACCTTTGGGAGATCGATGGGGTAAGAGACAGTGTATTGACCATTGAGACCTAAAACGgaccttttttctttctttaaaaaaaaaaaaaaaaaaaaactcgtTTTCTATTTACATATTATGTTATACACTCACAATGCAAAAATTATTTGAGACCTATCATTATtgttctttttcaagtttttctcTTCATGCTATAATCTTATCTAAGTtaaattcaaacaaaaaattactTTTCTTTTGGATTATGTTATTTGAACAACgaataaaaagttaattttccatttaaacaataaatttaCTGGAAGTATGTAGAACGAAATAGTTTTTGAATTAGTCAATTTTCAAccttttttatgtttaaattatttttttaagttatttacttattttcttacttttttttccaaaattctctcctttatttatgttttatggAGTGAATTATAATTGTAGAAGGATATGTAAATTTTAGAAGGTTAAAATTAACAGTATTTGTATAGTTTTTTAGAAGTTTTAGAAGATTCTGAAAAATTATAGAGTATTATAGAAGAGTGTGAATGTATATAAAAGTATAAAGAATAGTATGGAATAATCTAAAAGTATTTCGAAAGTTATAGTAAGATATATATTTGTAATGAAGGTTCTCGATAGTTAATCTAGACCGTTGATTATATTTAATCCTAAGTATCAATTAAAGAGGTGAATGGCTATAAATTGGAGGTGAGAATTAGTATGAGTGATTCATTTATAACAAACACTTGAGTAATAAAGTGCTCTTTTCATCAAAGTTTCATTTCTCTTGTATTCTCTTGTGTTCTTAAATCTTTTACTAAATATTGAGAATTAGACTAATTAGGTCTTAATTCAACAGATTGAATAAATTTGAGTACTGATACATTAATGTTAAAATGTATCTAAAACCGTAATATATCGCTAAAAATATTTGTAGTATAATTTGACTTGATATTTAGAAAAAAAGTTATCCAATTTACTTGTACATAAAATATTCAGTTtggtttgatttaatttttttttatttgagacTAATTAAACCAATTATAATTGAATTGATCTGGTTCGATTtttaacttaattaaaaaaaacatgtctatatatatccaatttaacttaattattttttttcaaacaacTTCTTAAAACTCTACTTTATCAACTGAAGTTTGTAGCTAGGGTCAAGAACCACTACAATAAATAACTTTTGTACTGGAATCTAGATCTAATGTTTTCTTAAAAAACTTTTTACATTACGACAAGAAGCCgctttttaatttcaatattgtgCCGTTGGTAGTGTATTAAACGGATATGGGGGTGGGTGGTGTTAAACCTGCATGTGGTGTCAGGGGGATGGGAGTCGGACCCTACGAGTTCAAGCT
The genomic region above belongs to Arachis stenosperma cultivar V10309 chromosome 5, arast.V10309.gnm1.PFL2, whole genome shotgun sequence and contains:
- the LOC130981904 gene encoding inactive poly [ADP-ribose] polymerase RCD1-like isoform X2 codes for the protein MESKTAKALDRVVLNLKRKRAAQYVAYLNGGSRSVFPQCPSFGLPTNRVGKRMRLGRHKSKTTNSGIHIGQSLVRYYLNYKRSGRPERLMFYQNGEWLDFPKDVVDFVKKDLQVKKEAVEVELNGHHLVLDFLHMYRMDLKTGLQQPIAWIDEKGCCFFPEIYAACTEPYHFCRPEVGKGHDSNEIKLHLEIEINGGDESKLRECSGETNALVQHIEVDAKQACSQYEVGVEDSNNKMDCGNGGEATKKNKNTGFNAYSEFLYGKLDVDTVQIMFLNGMSSFGSTDIVEISRCSIPLMQPRLELFQKQAEVTKSCRGDANVRYAWLASSKGELSAIMKYGVGHTVLSASKCTYGIGVHLAAATCPYASANYCDVDENGVRHLVLCRVIMGNMELVHPGSRQFHPSSSDYDNGVDDVQSPSYYVIWSMNMNTHIYPEFVVSFKVSSDVEGHLCGVDSKSNVAGINKADHGPQGLLTCDSSTIDTEKAARVIASAPKAPKSPWMPFPMLFAAITNKVPPKDMEAINMQYQQFRSKKITRDEFVKNLRLIVGDTLLRTTITDLQCKMPSKLRVN
- the LOC130981904 gene encoding inactive poly [ADP-ribose] polymerase RCD1-like isoform X1, with translation MESKTAKALDRVVLNLKRKRAAQYVAYLNGGSRSVFPQCPSFGLPTNRVGKRMRLGRHKSKTTNSGIHIGQSLVRYYLNYKRSGRPERLMFYQNGEWLDFPKDVVDFVKKDLQVKKEAVEVELNGHHLVLDFLHMYRMDLKTGLQQPIAWIDEKGCCFFPEIYAACTEPYHFCRPEVGKGHDSNEIKLHLEIEINGGDESKLRECSGETNALVQHIEVDAKQACSQYEVGVEDSNNKMDCGNGGEATKKNKNTGFNAYSEFLYGKLDVDTVQIMFLNGMSSFGSTDIVEISRCSIPLMQPRLELFQKQAEVTKSCRGDANVRYAWLASSKGELSAIMKYGVGHTVLSASKCTYGIGVHLAAATCPYASANYCDVDENGVRHLVLCRVIMGNMELVHPGSRQFHPSSSDYDNGVDDVQSPSYYVIWSMNMNTHIYPEFVVSFKVSSDVEEFIRGNLVDGEVRFHPLIVDISLWLGDSHIQQMLHHCKSGHLCGVDSKSNVAGINKADHGPQGLLTCDSSTIDTEKAARVIASAPKAPKSPWMPFPMLFAAITNKVPPKDMEAINMQYQQFRSKKITRDEFVKNLRLIVGDTLLRTTITDLQCKMPSKLRVN